A DNA window from Bubalus bubalis isolate 160015118507 breed Murrah chromosome 22, NDDB_SH_1, whole genome shotgun sequence contains the following coding sequences:
- the LOC112581374 gene encoding pyrin domain-containing protein 3-like isoform X1, with product MVLSLQMERKSGFPFAMSVTERDPKTGLPREVTKLMRRVLSMRKRHRLNPYPTRAQVKNMTCQAEQTLKSTGTPMTPDKLFLAMLAVLSSSSGDIDVSTQDSMPLTTESN from the exons ATGGTCTTGTCATTGCAGATGGAGAGGAAATCTGGGTTCCCCTTTGCCATGTCCGTTACCGAGAGGGACCCCAAGACCGGACTCCCTCGGGAAGTGACGAAGTTGATGAGAAGGGTCTTGTCAATGAGGAAACGCCATCGTCTGAATCCTTACCCGACACGGGCTCAAGTGAAAAACATGACTTGTCAGGCTGAGCAGACACTGAAGAGTACTGGAACTCCTATGACTCCAGATAAGCTGTTTCTGGCAATGTTAgctgttctttcctcttcctctggg GACATAGATGTCTCTACTCAAGACTCCATGCCTCTCACAACGGAGTCTAACTAG
- the LOC112581374 gene encoding uncharacterized protein LOC112581374 isoform X2: MNRDLKGRLNKATSPAERVPSINHMAPVKRFQWKVLPQDGEEIWVPLCHVRYREGPQDRTPSGSDEVDEKGLVNEETPSSESLPDTGSSEKHDLSG, from the exons ATGAACAGGGACTTGAAAGGAAGGCTGAACAAAGCGACGAGCCCTGCAGAAAGAG ttccTTCTATAAATCACATGGCTCCTGTTAAAAGATTTCAATGGAAGGTGCTACCTCAGG ATGGAGAGGAAATCTGGGTTCCCCTTTGCCATGTCCGTTACCGAGAGGGACCCCAAGACCGGACTCCCTCGGGAAGTGACGAAGTTGATGAGAAGGGTCTTGTCAATGAGGAAACGCCATCGTCTGAATCCTTACCCGACACGGGCTCAAGTGAAAAACATGACTTGTCAGGCTGA
- the LOC112581374 gene encoding uncharacterized protein LOC112581374 isoform X3, with the protein MNRDLKGRLNKATSPAERDGEEIWVPLCHVRYREGPQDRTPSGSDEVDEKGLVNEETPSSESLPDTGSSEKHDLSG; encoded by the exons ATGAACAGGGACTTGAAAGGAAGGCTGAACAAAGCGACGAGCCCTGCAGAAAGAG ATGGAGAGGAAATCTGGGTTCCCCTTTGCCATGTCCGTTACCGAGAGGGACCCCAAGACCGGACTCCCTCGGGAAGTGACGAAGTTGATGAGAAGGGTCTTGTCAATGAGGAAACGCCATCGTCTGAATCCTTACCCGACACGGGCTCAAGTGAAAAACATGACTTGTCAGGCTGA